The Mustela erminea isolate mMusErm1 chromosome 18, mMusErm1.Pri, whole genome shotgun sequence genome has a window encoding:
- the LOC116577304 gene encoding C-C motif chemokine 4: MKLCVTVLSLLVLVAAFSTPALSAPMGSDPPTACCFSYTLRKLPRNFVADYFETSSLCSQPAVVFQTKRGRQVCANPSEAWVQEYMDDLELN, translated from the exons ATGAAGCTCTGCGTGACCGTCCTTTCTCTCCTCGTGCTCGTGGCTGCCTTCTCCACCCCGGCTCTCTCAGCACCAA TGGGCTCAGaccctcccactgcctgctgcttctcttaCACCCTGCGGAAGCTCCCTCGAAACTTTGTGGCCGATTACTTCGAGACCAGCAGCCTCTGCTCCCAGCCAGCCGTGGT ATTCCAAACCAAAAGGGGCAGACAAGTGTGTGCTAACCCTAGCGAGGCCTGGGTCCAGGAATACATGGACGATCTGGAACTGAACTGA